A genomic region of Bosea sp. 124 contains the following coding sequences:
- a CDS encoding TonB-dependent hemoglobin/transferrin/lactoferrin family receptor, whose amino-acid sequence MHSGRLREGVALGALTMVLLASPALAQQQSRTRPAPAVQAAEAPVVLDQITVEGEGEAGRPLVAGPTTTRTTREQLDRQQVQSVTDLANRVEAGISFNRQNNSINIRGLDGARVLTTIDGIRQPFLTDTRVDRSSTNAFDFDALSTLDLLRGGSGSATVGSGALGGVLAVRTLDPKDLIRGDRNFGALAKTGFDSTDEAWFGSAAVAARLQQTYFLLQGSFRNGGEIDNRGKVNSIGATRTEPNPVDFNQYGFLGKIHHYVDEVHRFGLTAELFKREDKIQTLTSTVSPTGNFRPGSYEQGEDVERKRVSLSYDFKLPGAFIDEAHATLYWQNVKRNALVNAWRYTSIVGPYVRDNQNEQDAYGFNGHIVKNFNTGMFSHGITLGTELRMTELEQYSKGIDNCPPRPAGGAPFTGAFTTCNNLHTNQADQPKIDGRAVGFYLHDEIGMLDNRLRVTPGVRFDWYEETPQNTPAYTNGGSAPVGLPPSSSDSAWSPRVRLEYDILKNAPYVKDVTAFAQWSKGFRAPTASELYGRFGGVGTYLRIGDPTLRPETSNGIDVGLRFGDKAFGGSVTYFHTDYRNFIDTIQIQAPGGLYPQGGIQGPQNVARAEIQGFEANLQYAFAPNWLARGSFAYTRGKNKDNDTFLNSIPPMQGIIAIAYGTERWGAEVSTKLAAARDDVAATTGTAQGFKAPGYAIFNASAWWKPMPQIADLEFQIGVYNIFDRKYFDAVNVPTGVLAQARDYYSEPGRTVKATMKYQF is encoded by the coding sequence ATGCATTCTGGCAGGCTGCGCGAGGGCGTCGCGCTCGGGGCTTTGACGATGGTTCTGCTGGCGTCGCCGGCATTGGCGCAGCAACAGAGCCGCACCCGCCCCGCCCCGGCGGTGCAGGCCGCGGAGGCTCCGGTGGTGCTCGACCAGATCACGGTCGAGGGTGAGGGCGAAGCCGGCAGGCCGCTGGTCGCCGGCCCGACCACGACCCGCACGACCCGTGAGCAGCTCGATCGTCAGCAGGTCCAGAGTGTCACCGATCTCGCCAACCGCGTCGAGGCCGGAATCAGCTTCAACCGGCAGAACAACTCCATCAACATTCGCGGCCTCGACGGCGCCCGCGTGCTGACCACGATCGACGGTATTCGCCAGCCCTTCCTGACCGATACGCGTGTCGACCGCAGCTCGACCAACGCCTTCGACTTCGATGCGCTCTCGACGCTCGACCTGCTGCGCGGCGGCAGCGGCTCTGCCACCGTCGGCAGCGGTGCGCTCGGCGGCGTGCTCGCAGTGCGGACGCTGGATCCCAAGGACCTGATCAGGGGCGACCGCAATTTCGGCGCGCTCGCCAAGACAGGCTTCGACAGCACGGACGAGGCCTGGTTCGGCAGCGCCGCCGTCGCAGCCCGGCTTCAGCAGACCTATTTCCTGTTGCAGGGCAGCTTCCGTAACGGCGGAGAAATCGACAACAGGGGCAAGGTCAACAGCATCGGCGCCACCCGGACAGAGCCGAATCCGGTCGATTTCAACCAGTACGGCTTCCTCGGCAAGATCCACCATTATGTCGACGAGGTGCATCGCTTCGGCCTGACGGCCGAACTCTTCAAGCGTGAGGACAAGATCCAGACGCTGACCTCGACCGTGTCACCGACCGGCAATTTCCGGCCCGGTTCCTACGAGCAGGGCGAGGATGTCGAGCGCAAGCGCGTTTCGCTGTCCTATGACTTCAAGCTGCCCGGCGCCTTCATCGACGAGGCGCATGCGACGCTCTACTGGCAGAACGTCAAGCGCAACGCGCTGGTCAACGCCTGGCGCTATACCAGCATCGTCGGGCCCTATGTCCGCGACAACCAGAACGAGCAGGACGCTTATGGCTTCAACGGCCATATCGTGAAGAACTTCAACACCGGCATGTTCTCGCATGGCATCACGCTGGGCACGGAACTGCGCATGACGGAGCTGGAGCAGTATTCGAAAGGCATCGACAACTGCCCGCCCCGGCCGGCCGGCGGCGCCCCCTTCACCGGCGCGTTTACGACCTGCAACAACCTGCACACCAACCAGGCCGACCAGCCGAAGATCGACGGCAGGGCCGTCGGCTTCTACCTGCATGACGAGATCGGTATGCTGGACAACCGCCTGCGCGTGACGCCGGGCGTTCGCTTCGACTGGTATGAGGAGACGCCGCAGAATACCCCGGCCTACACCAATGGCGGTTCGGCCCCGGTCGGCCTGCCGCCGTCCTCCAGCGATTCCGCCTGGTCGCCGCGCGTCCGGCTCGAATACGACATCCTCAAGAACGCACCTTACGTGAAGGACGTCACCGCCTTCGCGCAGTGGTCGAAGGGCTTCCGGGCTCCGACGGCCAGCGAGCTCTACGGCCGCTTTGGCGGCGTGGGGACGTATCTGCGCATCGGTGATCCGACCCTGAGGCCTGAGACCAGCAACGGCATCGACGTCGGCCTGCGCTTCGGCGACAAGGCGTTCGGCGGCTCGGTGACCTATTTCCACACGGACTATCGCAACTTCATCGACACCATACAGATTCAGGCACCGGGCGGTCTCTACCCGCAGGGCGGTATCCAGGGTCCGCAGAACGTCGCGCGTGCCGAGATCCAGGGCTTCGAGGCGAACCTGCAATACGCCTTTGCACCGAACTGGCTGGCGCGTGGCTCGTTTGCCTATACCCGCGGCAAGAACAAGGACAACGATACCTTCCTGAACTCGATCCCGCCGATGCAGGGCATCATCGCGATCGCCTATGGCACGGAGCGCTGGGGCGCGGAGGTTTCGACCAAGCTGGCTGCTGCTCGTGACGACGTCGCCGCGACCACTGGCACGGCGCAGGGCTTCAAGGCGCCGGGCTATGCGATCTTCAATGCCTCGGCCTGGTGGAAGCCGATGCCGCAGATCGCTGATCTCGAATTCCAGATCGGCGTCTACAACATCTTCGACCGCAAGTATTTCGACGCGGTCAACGTGCCGACCGGCGTCCTCGCCCAGGCGCGCGACTATTACAGCGAGCCCGGCCGCACCGTGAAGGCGACCATGAAGTACCAGTTCTGA
- a CDS encoding MFS transporter produces MEQAESPASRRMKRGTSTTLALSMLLASLGTSIANIALPTLAEAFLAPFHHVQWVVIAYLAALTVSVVFVGRLGDIHGLRRMHLAGLALFAVSSLLCGLAPNLWLLVGARALQGVGAAFLMTLSMALMRETASEARIGRAMGMLGTVSALGTALGPSLGGVLVTAAGWRGIFLIQVPMAVFALLLAFASLPRDAGKARVRTASVLTMPSHDLQLNLLLNLLVAAVMMTTLVVGPFYLGFGLGLKEALVGLVMSIGPAISIASGVPSGRIVDAWGARRVLAIGLAMLATGSFLLSILPNTLGVAGYVLAIIVLTPGYQLFQAANNTVVLADVSQGQRGTVSGMLSLSRNIGLILGASAMSAVFAFAVGTGDFGQASRMAIAGGMRLTFLLAGGLMLVAFWIAVRHSTATASRQVDSG; encoded by the coding sequence ATGGAACAAGCGGAATCACCCGCATCGAGGCGGATGAAGCGAGGCACGTCGACGACATTGGCGCTGTCGATGCTGCTGGCGTCGCTCGGCACCAGTATCGCCAATATCGCCCTGCCGACTCTCGCCGAGGCATTCCTGGCGCCGTTCCACCATGTTCAGTGGGTCGTCATCGCCTATCTGGCGGCCTTGACCGTCTCCGTCGTCTTTGTCGGGCGGCTTGGTGACATCCATGGGCTGAGGCGCATGCACCTTGCGGGTCTCGCATTGTTTGCCGTTTCATCCTTGCTCTGCGGTCTCGCGCCGAACCTCTGGCTTCTGGTCGGCGCAAGGGCACTTCAGGGCGTCGGCGCTGCGTTTCTGATGACCTTGTCCATGGCCCTGATGCGGGAGACCGCGAGCGAGGCGCGGATCGGGCGGGCGATGGGCATGCTCGGCACGGTGTCGGCGCTCGGAACAGCGCTTGGTCCCTCGCTCGGCGGCGTGCTGGTCACGGCAGCCGGCTGGCGGGGAATCTTTCTGATCCAGGTTCCGATGGCGGTGTTCGCGCTGCTCCTCGCCTTCGCGTCGCTGCCGCGCGACGCGGGCAAGGCGCGCGTTCGGACGGCGAGTGTCCTGACGATGCCGAGCCATGATCTTCAGCTCAATCTCTTGCTCAATCTTCTCGTCGCGGCCGTGATGATGACGACGCTGGTGGTTGGCCCCTTCTATCTGGGCTTCGGTCTCGGTTTGAAGGAAGCGCTGGTCGGCCTGGTGATGTCGATCGGCCCGGCCATCTCGATTGCCAGCGGCGTGCCATCCGGCCGGATCGTCGATGCGTGGGGCGCGCGGCGGGTTCTCGCGATCGGCCTGGCCATGCTCGCCACCGGCTCGTTTCTTCTGTCGATCCTGCCCAATACGCTCGGTGTCGCCGGCTATGTTCTGGCAATTATCGTCCTGACACCGGGCTACCAGCTCTTTCAGGCCGCAAACAACACCGTCGTCCTGGCGGATGTTTCCCAAGGCCAGCGTGGCACGGTCTCCGGCATGCTGAGCCTGTCGCGCAATATTGGCCTGATCCTGGGCGCATCCGCGATGAGCGCCGTCTTCGCTTTCGCAGTCGGAACCGGCGACTTCGGGCAGGCTTCCCGCATGGCCATTGCCGGCGGGATGCGGCTGACCTTCCTGCTGGCCGGCGGGCTGATGCTGGTCGCCTTCTGGATTGCCGTGAGGCATTCGACTGCGACGGCCTCAAGGCAGGTGGATTCAGGCTGA
- a CDS encoding helix-turn-helix domain-containing protein, whose translation MIFLDIGEVSARAGIRPSALRYYEEIGLISSVFRHGLRRQFPVEVLLQLKLIAMGQTAGFSLGEIAGMFGKNGAPDLPRMLLHEKADLLDRQIGELTALRDTLRHVADCPAPTHMECPTFRRLLEAAGQHSVARAKKNGLKRPART comes from the coding sequence ATGATTTTTCTCGATATCGGAGAGGTCTCTGCCAGGGCCGGAATTCGCCCTTCGGCCTTGCGCTACTATGAGGAGATCGGCTTGATCTCCTCGGTCTTCCGCCACGGCCTGCGTCGCCAGTTTCCGGTCGAGGTGCTGTTGCAGCTCAAGCTGATCGCGATGGGGCAGACAGCCGGCTTCTCGCTCGGCGAGATTGCGGGGATGTTCGGCAAGAACGGCGCGCCGGACCTGCCGCGCATGTTGTTGCATGAGAAGGCCGACCTGCTCGACCGGCAGATCGGCGAGTTGACGGCGCTCCGCGACACCTTGCGCCATGTCGCGGATTGCCCGGCGCCGACGCATATGGAATGCCCGACCTTCAGGCGCCTTCTGGAGGCCGCCGGTCAGCACAGCGTGGCGCGGGCTAAGAAGAACGGGCTGAAAAGACCCGCCCGAACCTGA
- a CDS encoding RNA methyltransferase: MPGSGTDRTRPPVEAPAPVVILVEPQMAENIGMCARAMANFGLSEMRLVAPRDGWPTGGGLKKGATSAASGATHILENARLYASAAEAIADLNHVLATTARERGQMKRVVTPAEAMPPIAQRIGAGERVGILFGRERIGLTNEEISFADAILTFPVNPAFASLNLAQAVLLAGYEWFKATGGEPPFRENNVSPPATRATVLSMFDYVETELDICGFFPPGKKHVMTANLRDILHRLEMTEQEARTLRGVFKSLTEGPRRLRVPKPVEGE, from the coding sequence ATGCCCGGTTCCGGCACCGACCGCACCCGCCCCCCTGTCGAGGCCCCCGCCCCGGTCGTCATCCTGGTCGAACCGCAGATGGCCGAGAACATCGGCATGTGCGCCCGCGCCATGGCCAATTTCGGCCTCTCCGAAATGCGCCTCGTCGCCCCGCGCGACGGCTGGCCGACCGGCGGCGGCCTGAAGAAGGGCGCGACCTCGGCGGCCTCGGGCGCGACCCACATCCTGGAGAATGCGCGGCTTTACGCGAGCGCAGCCGAGGCCATCGCCGATCTCAACCACGTGCTGGCCACCACCGCCCGGGAACGTGGCCAGATGAAGCGCGTCGTGACCCCGGCCGAGGCGATGCCGCCCATCGCGCAGCGCATCGGTGCGGGCGAACGCGTTGGCATCCTGTTCGGGCGCGAGCGCATCGGCCTGACCAATGAGGAAATCTCGTTCGCCGATGCGATCCTGACCTTTCCAGTCAATCCGGCCTTCGCCTCGCTCAATCTCGCCCAGGCCGTGCTGCTGGCGGGCTATGAATGGTTCAAGGCGACCGGCGGCGAACCGCCCTTTCGCGAGAACAACGTCTCGCCCCCCGCGACACGCGCGACCGTGCTGTCGATGTTCGACTATGTCGAGACCGAACTCGACATCTGCGGTTTCTTCCCGCCCGGCAAGAAGCACGTCATGACCGCCAATCTGCGCGATATCCTGCACCGGCTGGAGATGACCGAGCAGGAAGCCCGCACGCTGCGCGGCGTATTCAAGTCGCTGACAGAGGGCCCGCGGCGGCTGCGCGTGCCGAAGCCGGTCGAGGGGGAGTGA
- a CDS encoding dipeptidase: MALAKPPVQDNAYAAALALLDRAPLIDGHNDLPYVIRLSREAKGDVGAYDLTKIHAEGDTDIPRMQAGKLAGQFFAAYVPPKHPKPAGFALAQIALMRDILRRHADAFRPGLSADDVMTAKAEGRIALFMTIENGTALDNEIDALDAYYDLGIRLMTLCHNDSHDWCDSATDAPRHDGLTAFGKEVIRRMNRLGMVVDLAHVSPKVMHDTLDVTSAPVVWSHSNAFSLCDHPRNVPDDVLDRVAGNGGVVMATFVPDFISQSSRDWHRPAKDRYGKTPDGLDHEKAEAEIARKAGPRPKATLPQYCDHLDYLAQRIGHDHVGIGSDFFGWINPDGLEDTSVFPALVAELIRRGWSEADLEKLAGSNTLRVMRAVEKAAG, translated from the coding sequence ATGGCCCTCGCCAAACCGCCCGTTCAGGACAACGCCTATGCCGCGGCGCTGGCCCTCCTCGACCGTGCCCCGCTGATCGACGGGCATAACGACCTGCCCTATGTCATCCGGCTGAGCCGCGAGGCGAAAGGCGATGTCGGCGCCTACGACCTGACGAAAATCCACGCCGAGGGCGACACCGACATCCCGCGCATGCAGGCCGGCAAGCTCGCCGGCCAATTCTTCGCGGCCTATGTCCCGCCCAAGCATCCGAAGCCCGCCGGCTTCGCGCTCGCCCAGATCGCGCTGATGCGGGACATTCTCAGGCGCCATGCCGACGCCTTCCGTCCCGGCCTCAGCGCCGACGACGTCATGACCGCCAAGGCCGAAGGGCGCATCGCGCTGTTCATGACGATCGAGAACGGCACCGCCCTCGACAACGAGATCGACGCGCTCGACGCCTATTACGATCTCGGCATCCGGCTGATGACGCTCTGCCACAACGACAGCCATGACTGGTGCGATTCCGCCACCGACGCACCGCGGCATGACGGGCTCACCGCCTTCGGCAAGGAGGTGATCCGCCGCATGAACAGGCTCGGCATGGTGGTCGACCTCGCCCATGTCTCGCCGAAGGTGATGCACGACACGCTCGACGTGACCAGCGCGCCCGTGGTCTGGTCGCATTCCAACGCGTTTTCGCTGTGCGACCACCCGCGCAACGTCCCCGACGACGTGCTCGACCGGGTCGCCGGCAATGGCGGCGTCGTGATGGCGACCTTCGTGCCGGACTTTATCAGCCAGTCCTCGCGCGACTGGCATCGACCGGCCAAGGACAGGTACGGCAAGACGCCGGACGGGCTCGATCATGAGAAGGCCGAGGCCGAGATCGCCCGCAAGGCCGGACCGCGGCCGAAGGCAACGCTGCCGCAATATTGCGACCATCTCGACTACCTCGCCCAGCGCATCGGCCACGACCATGTCGGCATCGGCTCGGACTTCTTCGGCTGGATCAATCCCGATGGCCTCGAGGACACCTCGGTCTTCCCGGCCCTGGTCGCCGAACTGATCCGGCGCGGCTGGTCTGAAGCCGATCTGGAAAAGCTCGCCGGCAGCAACACGCTGCGCGTCATGCGGGCGGTGGAAAAGGCGGCGGGCTGA
- a CDS encoding FAD-binding oxidoreductase, translating to MRTDTIVLGAGIVGISVALHLQKAGRSVLLVDKRGPGEETSYGNAGLIQREGVYPYGFPHDFGALIRYAMNNTIDAHYHWSAIPKLAPFLFSYWMHSRASQHEAIARKYATLIEHCVSEHDALAEEAGATALLRRKGWMKVFRTAAQQDLRLAEAARWNRDFGLNYKALDMATLRAEEPHLDHGSLVGGLHWTDPVTVIDPLGLSKAYVALFEQLGGKLALGDAGTLVQEGGDWSVTLADGTRAQAKDAIVALGPWADVLTGKLGYRLPLAVKRGYHMHYKAQGNAVLNHPVLDTERGYFLAPMQQGIRLTTGAEFADRDAPPTPVQLQRAEPIARTLFPLGERVDPEPWLGRRPCTPDMMPIIGPAPKHKGLWFSFGHAHHGLTLAAVTGRMIAEMVTGQKVFVDPTPFAPARFG from the coding sequence ATGCGGACGGATACGATCGTTCTCGGCGCGGGCATCGTCGGTATTTCCGTGGCGCTTCACCTGCAGAAAGCGGGCCGCTCGGTCCTGCTCGTCGACAAGCGCGGTCCCGGCGAGGAGACGAGCTACGGCAATGCCGGGCTGATCCAGCGCGAGGGTGTCTACCCCTACGGCTTCCCGCATGATTTCGGGGCGCTCATCCGCTACGCGATGAACAACACCATCGACGCGCATTACCACTGGAGCGCGATCCCAAAGCTCGCGCCCTTCCTGTTCTCCTACTGGATGCATTCGCGCGCCTCCCAGCACGAGGCGATCGCCCGGAAATACGCCACCCTGATCGAGCATTGCGTCAGCGAGCACGATGCCCTCGCGGAAGAGGCCGGTGCGACCGCGCTGCTGCGCCGCAAGGGCTGGATGAAGGTCTTCCGCACCGCGGCCCAGCAGGATTTGCGTCTGGCGGAGGCCGCGCGCTGGAACCGGGATTTCGGCCTGAACTACAAGGCGCTCGATATGGCGACGCTGCGCGCCGAGGAGCCGCATCTCGACCATGGCAGCCTGGTCGGCGGCCTGCACTGGACCGATCCGGTGACTGTGATCGACCCGCTCGGCCTCTCGAAGGCTTATGTCGCGCTGTTCGAGCAGCTCGGCGGCAAGCTCGCGCTGGGCGATGCCGGCACGCTGGTCCAGGAAGGCGGCGACTGGAGCGTCACACTCGCGGACGGCACCAGGGCGCAGGCGAAGGATGCCATCGTCGCACTCGGCCCCTGGGCCGACGTGCTGACGGGCAAGCTCGGTTACCGCCTGCCGCTGGCGGTCAAGCGCGGCTACCACATGCACTACAAGGCGCAGGGCAACGCCGTCCTGAACCATCCGGTGCTCGACACCGAGCGCGGCTATTTCCTGGCACCGATGCAGCAGGGCATCCGCCTGACGACCGGCGCCGAATTCGCCGACCGCGACGCCCCCCCGACCCCCGTCCAGCTCCAGCGCGCCGAGCCGATCGCCCGCACGCTCTTCCCGCTCGGCGAGCGGGTCGATCCCGAGCCCTGGCTCGGCCGTCGCCCCTGCACGCCGGACATGATGCCGATCATCGGCCCCGCGCCGAAGCACAAGGGCCTGTGGTTCTCCTTCGGCCACGCCCATCACGGCCTGACGCTGGCGGCCGTCACCGGCCGGATGATCGCGGAGATGGTGACGGGCCAGAAGGTCTTCGTCGATCCGACCCCGTTCGCTCCGGCGCGGTTCGGTTGA
- a CDS encoding glutathione S-transferase family protein, which translates to MITLYSGPLSLFARKVEIGLREKALPFERVMVPFSQTTGYDPRHPEVLALNPKGQVPVMTDDGLVLYDSTVIVEYLDEAYPRIPLYPVTPAERARCRLDELFADEILLQALRPLMHRTGPRAADPARRAAEDADALIAEEVLAGHHAGLDERLAGREFFGPMLSAADIALFMGLLFGRRLGGPSFQPYRDLSGWFARLLERPAFALAAAEVAEADRRLSVPVAMR; encoded by the coding sequence ATGATCACGCTGTATTCCGGCCCGCTGAGCCTCTTTGCCCGTAAAGTCGAGATCGGGTTGCGGGAGAAAGCCCTGCCGTTCGAGCGGGTGATGGTGCCGTTCAGCCAGACGACCGGCTACGACCCGAGGCATCCCGAGGTCTTGGCGCTCAATCCGAAGGGCCAGGTGCCGGTCATGACCGATGACGGGCTCGTGCTCTACGATTCGACCGTAATCGTCGAATATCTCGACGAGGCCTATCCGCGGATACCGCTCTATCCGGTGACGCCGGCCGAGCGGGCGCGCTGCCGGCTCGACGAGCTCTTCGCCGACGAGATCCTGCTGCAGGCGCTGAGGCCGCTGATGCACCGGACCGGTCCGCGTGCGGCCGATCCGGCCCGGCGGGCGGCGGAAGATGCCGATGCGCTGATCGCCGAGGAGGTGCTGGCGGGCCATCACGCCGGTCTGGACGAGAGGCTGGCCGGGCGGGAATTCTTCGGGCCGATGCTGTCGGCGGCCGATATCGCGCTGTTCATGGGGCTGCTGTTTGGCCGGCGGCTGGGCGGGCCTTCGTTTCAGCCCTATCGCGATCTCTCGGGCTGGTTTGCGCGGCTGCTGGAGCGGCCCGCCTTCGCTCTCGCGGCAGCCGAGGTCGCCGAGGCCGACCGACGTCTCTCGGTCCCCGTCGCCATGCGCTGA
- the rpe gene encoding ribulose-phosphate 3-epimerase has protein sequence MSAPIRIAPSILSADFSTLGEEVRAIDEAGADWIHCDVMDGHFVPNITFGPDVLKAIRPHTKKFFDVHLMIAPVDPYVEAFAKAGADLISFHVEAGPHPHRTLQAIRGQGKKAGIVLNPGTPAGLVEPLLDDLDLILLMTVNPGFGGQSFIHSVLPKIAQVRALIGERPISLEIDGGATVDTAPLAAKAGADVFVAGSAVFKGGPAAYAGNIAAIRKAAEAARGAWV, from the coding sequence ATGAGCGCTCCCATCCGCATCGCCCCGTCCATCCTCTCGGCCGACTTCTCGACGCTCGGCGAGGAGGTCCGCGCCATCGACGAAGCCGGTGCCGACTGGATCCATTGCGACGTGATGGACGGGCATTTCGTGCCGAACATCACCTTCGGGCCCGATGTGCTGAAGGCGATCCGTCCGCACACGAAAAAGTTCTTCGACGTGCATCTGATGATCGCGCCGGTCGACCCTTACGTCGAGGCGTTCGCCAAGGCCGGCGCCGACCTGATCTCCTTTCATGTCGAGGCGGGCCCGCATCCGCACCGGACGCTGCAGGCGATCCGGGGGCAGGGCAAGAAGGCGGGAATCGTCCTCAATCCCGGCACGCCGGCTGGCCTCGTCGAGCCGCTGCTCGACGATCTCGACCTGATCCTGCTGATGACCGTCAATCCCGGTTTCGGCGGGCAGAGCTTCATTCATTCCGTGTTGCCGAAGATCGCCCAGGTCAGGGCGCTGATCGGCGAGCGGCCGATTTCGCTGGAGATCGACGGCGGAGCGACGGTGGACACCGCGCCCTTGGCGGCGAAAGCCGGTGCCGATGTCTTCGTCGCGGGTTCAGCGGTATTCAAGGGCGGGCCTGCCGCCTATGCAGGCAATATTGCCGCGATCCGCAAGGCGGCCGAAGCCGCGCGCGGCGCGTGGGTTTGA
- the purB gene encoding adenylosuccinate lyase, with product MIPRYSRPEMVAIWEPQTRFRIWFEIEAHATDKLAELGVVPKEAAATIWAKAKDATFDVARIDEIERVTKHDVIAFLTHLAEIVGPEARFVHQGMTSSDILDTTLSVQLARATDILIADVDALLAAIRRRAFEHKLTPTIGRSHGIHAEPVTFGLKLAQAYAEFDRCRLRLVAARAEIATCAISGAVGTFANIDPSVEAYVAEKMGLSVEPVSTQVIPRDRHAMYFATLGVVASSVERLATEIRHLQRTEVYEAEEFFSPGQKGSSAMPHKRNPVLTENLTGLARLVRGMVVPALENVALWHERDISHSSVERMIGPDATVTLDFALARLTGVVDKLLIYPQNMRRNLDKLGGLHNSQRVLLALTQAGASREESYSMVQRNAMRTWEHGEDFLTNLKKDKDVTAKLSDAELEAMFDEGYHFKHVDTIFARVFGEA from the coding sequence ATGATCCCTCGCTATTCCCGCCCCGAGATGGTCGCCATCTGGGAGCCGCAGACCCGCTTCCGGATCTGGTTCGAGATCGAGGCGCATGCCACCGACAAGCTCGCCGAACTCGGCGTGGTGCCGAAGGAGGCCGCCGCGACGATCTGGGCCAAGGCCAAGGACGCGACCTTCGATGTCGCGCGCATCGACGAGATCGAGCGCGTCACCAAGCATGACGTCATTGCCTTCCTGACGCATCTGGCCGAAATCGTCGGCCCCGAGGCGCGCTTCGTCCATCAGGGCATGACCTCCTCGGACATCCTCGACACGACGCTGTCGGTGCAGCTCGCGCGTGCGACCGATATCCTTATCGCCGATGTCGATGCGCTTCTGGCGGCGATCCGGCGCCGCGCTTTCGAGCACAAGCTGACGCCGACGATCGGCCGTTCGCATGGCATCCATGCCGAACCGGTGACCTTCGGGCTCAAGCTCGCCCAGGCCTATGCCGAGTTCGATCGCTGCAGGCTGCGGCTTGTGGCGGCCCGCGCCGAGATCGCGACCTGCGCGATTTCGGGCGCCGTCGGCACCTTCGCCAATATCGACCCGAGCGTCGAAGCCTATGTCGCCGAGAAGATGGGGCTGAGCGTTGAGCCGGTCTCGACGCAGGTCATCCCGCGCGACCGGCATGCGATGTATTTCGCCACGCTGGGCGTCGTCGCCTCCAGCGTCGAGCGGTTGGCGACCGAAATCCGGCATCTGCAGCGTACCGAGGTCTATGAGGCGGAGGAGTTCTTCTCGCCGGGCCAGAAGGGCTCGTCGGCGATGCCGCACAAGCGCAACCCGGTGCTGACCGAGAACCTGACCGGGCTCGCCCGCCTCGTGCGCGGCATGGTCGTGCCGGCGCTGGAGAACGTCGCGCTCTGGCACGAGCGTGATATCTCGCATTCTTCGGTCGAGCGCATGATCGGGCCGGACGCCACGGTGACGCTCGATTTCGCGCTGGCACGGCTGACCGGCGTCGTCGACAAGCTGCTGATCTATCCGCAGAACATGCGCCGGAACCTCGACAAGCTCGGTGGCCTGCACAATTCCCAGCGCGTCCTGCTGGCCCTGACGCAGGCCGGAGCCAGCCGCGAGGAAAGCTATTCCATGGTCCAGCGCAACGCGATGCGGACCTGGGAGCATGGCGAGGACTTCTTGACCAACCTCAAGAAAGACAAGGACGTCACAGCGAAGCTGTCGGACGCCGAGCTCGAGGCGATGTTCGACGAGGGCTACCACTTCAAGCATGTCGACACGATCTTCGCGCGGGTGTTTGGCGAGGCTTGA
- a CDS encoding metallophosphoesterase family protein, which translates to MRIAVIADIHGNFDALQAVVEDLERTRPDLVVNLGDLLSGPLKARETADLLMSRDWLTVRGNHDRYLIERSLDQLGASDRAAAEEMEPRHFAWLRSLPFSARAAEDVALFHATPGDDNTYLTEQVRGGRSEARPVTAVAADLAGIEASLILCGHSHVARAMELLDGRCVFNPGSVGQPAYDDVAPEPHVMQAEGPHARYGIAERCRAGWRFFFVALRYDWHAAADLALARGRRDWAHALSTGLALKPD; encoded by the coding sequence ATGCGCATCGCGGTCATCGCCGATATCCACGGCAATTTCGATGCGCTCCAGGCCGTGGTCGAGGATCTCGAACGCACGCGGCCTGATCTGGTCGTCAATCTTGGCGACCTGCTCTCGGGTCCGCTGAAGGCGCGCGAGACAGCTGATCTGCTGATGTCCAGGGACTGGCTGACGGTGCGCGGCAATCATGACCGCTATCTGATCGAGCGGTCGCTCGATCAACTCGGCGCGTCGGACAGGGCGGCGGCCGAGGAGATGGAGCCGCGGCATTTCGCCTGGCTGCGCTCGCTGCCGTTCTCGGCAAGGGCGGCGGAGGATGTCGCCCTGTTCCATGCGACACCGGGAGACGACAACACCTATCTGACGGAGCAGGTCCGGGGAGGGCGCTCCGAGGCCCGGCCCGTGACGGCGGTGGCGGCCGATCTCGCGGGTATCGAGGCGAGCCTGATCCTGTGCGGGCATTCGCATGTCGCGCGCGCGATGGAGCTTCTCGACGGGCGCTGCGTCTTCAACCCGGGCAGCGTCGGACAGCCCGCCTATGACGATGTCGCGCCCGAGCCGCATGTCATGCAGGCTGAGGGCCCGCATGCACGTTACGGCATTGCGGAACGCTGCCGCGCGGGCTGGCGATTTTTCTTCGTCGCACTACGTTACGACTGGCACGCTGCCGCTGACCTTGCCCTCGCGCGGGGGCGCCGGGACTGGGCCCATGCTCTTTCGACCGGCCTTGCCCTGAAGCCCGACTGA